A window of the Gammaproteobacteria bacterium genome harbors these coding sequences:
- the moeB gene encoding molybdopterin-synthase adenylyltransferase MoeB has product MNDEQLLRYARQIMLPQLEFQGQTTLLESRVAIIGMGGLGSPAAMYLAAAGVGQLDLCDFDTVDLSNLQRQLLHTSERLGEPKTQSAAKTLKALNPEVKLHLHGHKLSPEELHDLITQVDAVVDASDNFETRFLLNRLCVQTRTALISGAAIRMEGQVTVFRNDGEGPCYRCLYKVEDAELEQRCSETGVLAPLTGIIGSIQATETIKVLLNMGQDLNGRLLVLDAFTMEWRSIKLRKDPACPVCK; this is encoded by the coding sequence ATGAATGACGAACAGCTATTGCGCTATGCGCGCCAGATTATGCTGCCGCAACTGGAATTCCAGGGCCAAACCACCTTGCTGGAATCCCGTGTGGCCATTATTGGCATGGGCGGCCTGGGCTCTCCGGCTGCTATGTATTTGGCCGCCGCCGGTGTAGGACAGTTGGATTTATGCGATTTTGATACGGTGGATTTGAGTAATTTGCAACGGCAGCTACTTCACACCAGCGAACGCCTGGGTGAACCCAAAACCCAGTCCGCCGCAAAAACTCTCAAGGCTTTGAATCCTGAGGTTAAACTGCATTTACACGGACACAAACTCAGCCCGGAGGAATTACACGACCTCATTACCCAGGTGGATGCTGTTGTGGATGCCAGCGACAATTTTGAAACCCGTTTTCTGCTGAATCGCCTATGCGTACAAACCCGGACTGCCCTAATCTCCGGTGCGGCTATTCGGATGGAGGGACAGGTAACTGTATTTCGAAATGATGGTGAAGGCCCTTGCTATCGTTGTCTGTACAAAGTAGAAGATGCCGAACTAGAACAACGCTGCAGCGAAACAGGCGTTTTAGCGCCGCTAACCGGAATTATTGGCAGCATCCAAGCCACTGAAACCATTAAAGTATTACTAAATATGGGCCAAGACCTAAACGGTCGTTTATTAGTATTGGACGCGTTCACCATGGAATGGCGTAGCATTAAACTTCGTAAAGACCCCGCCTGCCCGGTCTGCAAATAA
- a CDS encoding substrate-binding domain-containing protein, producing the protein MKTRYSYVISIITICAVLLFTGSANSNTDKTPLMGAGAHFAWIVFDALKPELEKATGRDIILFGENSMLGVGCNAGIKAAKQNSPTRETFGFVCCPLSPEEISKNNLKVYPLAYEPILILTNSNNPVKNITKKQVQAVFRGDIINWKQIGGSDTPIVVVTRLHCKDRPGHWKTILPDADQFRQERLNVKSAAAMVQRVSDFKSAIGHTGSTWKFKKSDKIKVLTVDGIAPTAENLRNGKYPFFRRLSAVTDAKPSPDVVKLIKSAQTGAAFKQVAKQYNLLPFNKAPAGLVALDP; encoded by the coding sequence ATGAAAACCAGGTATTCCTACGTTATCAGTATTATTACTATCTGTGCAGTCTTACTGTTCACCGGCAGCGCCAATAGCAATACTGATAAAACCCCATTAATGGGGGCCGGAGCACATTTTGCGTGGATCGTGTTTGATGCGTTAAAACCTGAACTGGAAAAGGCCACTGGCCGAGACATTATTCTCTTTGGCGAAAACTCCATGCTGGGAGTCGGTTGTAATGCAGGCATTAAGGCAGCCAAACAAAATAGCCCTACCCGGGAAACCTTTGGTTTCGTCTGCTGCCCCTTATCCCCCGAGGAAATCAGCAAAAATAATCTCAAAGTGTATCCCCTGGCATACGAACCTATTCTGATTTTAACCAACTCCAATAATCCGGTTAAGAACATCACCAAAAAACAGGTACAAGCCGTATTTCGGGGCGACATTATCAATTGGAAACAAATCGGTGGCTCGGATACCCCGATTGTTGTGGTCACCCGGTTACATTGCAAAGATCGCCCCGGTCATTGGAAAACCATACTCCCTGATGCCGATCAATTCCGCCAGGAACGTCTCAATGTGAAAAGCGCTGCCGCCATGGTTCAAAGGGTCAGCGATTTTAAAAGCGCTATCGGCCACACCGGTTCCACCTGGAAATTTAAGAAAAGCGACAAAATAAAGGTTCTCACTGTGGACGGGATCGCTCCCACCGCCGAGAATCTGCGTAATGGAAAATATCCGTTTTTTCGTCGTTTGTCTGCGGTTACAGATGCCAAACCATCACCGGATGTAGTAAAGCTGATAAAAAGCGCCCAGACCGGTGCGGCATTCAAACAGGTTGCCAAACAATACAATTTACTACCGTTTAATAAAGCTCCGGCAGGGCTGGTAGCTCTGGACCCGTAG
- a CDS encoding diguanylate cyclase encodes MIHTYRFRLTIYTIGLLVFLTGTLSLTYIYTRGVILTQAEESANATAQVLQANLELEEKELVHYTEIVRDDIRVKEYLFMIAKVGTDSSALETLYKRQFGWLPVENHLIISNSGEIISGNKNSTLAPALIKHSQNSNEEVFYYNGANGMELVSWAPVIYQNTSLGLVALTHLLNNRWLENIRERSGGFLFLVEQEKVLISSLKQAINKRFVTDEKGRAHVDGNVYRVNRIGPRMVSTAPQIWYGVSEQDLLEGLGRLTRFVLLVIFAGSLAVFGMGLAIFRNFSSPLNQLMRMTKAVAKGEFPNMDKSVLKNEIGELSNMFVEMLAALRHKQAEIDRIHKELEESAITDALTSLYNRRYLQEVFPKVLSQAQREKQYLTGILLDLDHFKQINDRYGHLGGDQCLTQVAQLLRDISRANDYVFRIGGEEFFILSSTEMNNGGMVLAEKIRESIEAHEVHYKDLIIPLTASIGVAIAKLDLPSDKALTYLLFHSDKAMYQAKVNGRNQIKMQSAVDAGDETRDAS; translated from the coding sequence ATGATTCACACTTATCGATTTCGCCTGACCATCTATACCATAGGGCTGTTGGTTTTTCTGACAGGCACCCTATCGTTAACTTATATTTATACACGCGGAGTTATCCTCACACAGGCAGAAGAAAGCGCAAACGCTACCGCGCAAGTGTTACAAGCCAATCTGGAACTGGAAGAAAAGGAGTTGGTGCACTATACGGAGATTGTGCGAGACGATATTCGAGTTAAAGAATATTTGTTCATGATTGCCAAAGTGGGTACAGACTCCTCGGCACTGGAAACGCTCTACAAACGACAGTTCGGATGGTTACCTGTGGAAAACCATCTTATCATCAGTAATTCCGGCGAGATCATCTCAGGGAATAAAAACTCCACCCTGGCACCGGCTTTGATCAAACACAGTCAAAACTCCAATGAAGAAGTGTTTTATTACAATGGAGCCAACGGTATGGAGTTGGTATCGTGGGCACCGGTCATTTATCAAAATACCAGCCTGGGATTGGTAGCCTTAACCCATTTGTTAAACAACCGTTGGCTGGAAAATATTCGTGAACGCAGTGGCGGTTTCTTATTCCTGGTGGAACAGGAAAAAGTATTAATCAGCAGTCTAAAGCAAGCAATAAACAAACGCTTTGTTACAGACGAAAAAGGTAGAGCCCATGTGGATGGCAACGTCTACCGAGTCAATCGTATTGGACCAAGAATGGTCAGTACCGCACCTCAAATCTGGTATGGTGTCTCCGAACAAGATTTGTTGGAAGGACTGGGCCGTCTCACTCGATTCGTACTTTTGGTGATTTTCGCCGGTAGTTTGGCAGTGTTTGGTATGGGCTTGGCCATTTTTAGAAACTTTTCTTCGCCCTTGAATCAACTCATGCGCATGACTAAGGCTGTCGCTAAAGGTGAATTCCCTAATATGGACAAATCTGTCCTAAAAAACGAAATCGGCGAGCTATCCAATATGTTTGTGGAAATGCTGGCTGCGTTGCGTCACAAACAGGCGGAAATCGATAGAATCCATAAAGAACTGGAAGAATCCGCCATCACCGATGCGTTGACTTCCTTATATAATCGCCGCTATTTACAGGAGGTGTTCCCCAAGGTATTAAGTCAGGCACAGCGGGAGAAGCAGTATTTAACCGGTATCCTGCTGGACTTGGATCACTTCAAACAAATCAACGACCGCTATGGCCACTTGGGCGGCGACCAATGCCTGACCCAAGTAGCCCAGCTGTTACGTGACATATCCCGCGCCAACGACTATGTCTTTCGTATCGGTGGTGAAGAGTTTTTTATTCTGAGTAGTACTGAAATGAACAATGGCGGAATGGTGCTCGCAGAGAAAATACGAGAATCCATAGAAGCCCACGAGGTACACTATAAAGACCTGATCATTCCTTTGACCGCCAGCATCGGCGTCGCCATCGCCAAGTTAGACCTTCCCTCTGACAAAGCACTTACCTATTTACTGTTCCATTCCGATAAGGCCATGTATCAAGCAAAAGTGAACGGTAGAAATCAAATTAAAATGCAATCCGCTGTTGATGCCGGTGATGAAACGCGTGACGCGTCGTAA
- a CDS encoding ATP-binding protein, with protein MNKYLFKKMGIRSRVLTLAIFPVLLIAVSMAYYTAIERFSDSERYLRLRGQALVKHLASAGEFGLYSGNNKMLQSLLDSSARDADVEKLVVFDAANKVVAQAAGAAVSNGTSDSPFHYSQIVFESGIDVTDYESDLFAVAPKTGQPLGKVLVVMSPVHVHQEQRQILVNSVMLVLFGLGVSVFLALWVGNSVIRPIMNLSAGEKRLRSGDFCVRVEESSGGELGALESGFNALAVALQEATQDLQQQVAKATEALTHTVAQLEQRNVELDSARNDALSASKAKADFLAKMSHEIRTPMNAVLGFTRLLHRTQQTPDQWEYTRTIQRAALQLLTVIDDVLSFSRLESGAIELESVPFELTGVLEDVVSMLSATAHDKKLELVLLVHSDVPRYILGDPARISQILTNLVNNAIKFTEQGSVVVQAELESESTDGQKGNFKIAVLDTGIGIDSANLEQLFKEFSQADSSISRKFGGTGLGLTIARRFVEMMNGTMGVDSVLGEGSRFWFTLPFEAVQPEREDSYAEAQPLQGKNVIIYDDHSFSRRTLRNNLIFLGAGVFVARDQSHLQKILAMQGSTCDLTMIGLSNEELHQEELYQNHDVAATNSLIAQVRAGFSGPVVVLANRSGDELLSCAGYGGETLCLSKPVRRDRMRRVISKLLGTRSDPQVSFQDDGGTLSLDGLKVLVVEDNPFNRDLILTLLRGQSIEPVLVDNGLKAVDAAEARLFDVIFMDIHLPGIDGVEAVKRIKAGKGINEQTPVVALTADVFADSEQKLAQMGFEDVLLKPIIEEQLWNVLLGIKKGLNPNGVDQSEQEAQSSPATQSAAVAQGMENKLTAELQRLGQLLRAACDKRDPLQLKDYVHQLKGVAGYFGLQSMTVLATQMEGAQGDWDQFLGLLEEFERHLD; from the coding sequence CTGTTTAAGAAAATGGGTATCCGTTCCCGAGTATTGACGCTGGCCATATTCCCCGTGTTATTGATAGCCGTGTCCATGGCCTACTACACAGCAATAGAACGTTTCTCCGATTCCGAGCGGTACTTACGCTTGCGGGGCCAGGCATTGGTGAAACACTTGGCCTCAGCTGGTGAATTTGGTTTGTATTCGGGGAACAATAAAATGCTGCAAAGCTTGCTGGACTCCTCGGCACGGGACGCCGATGTGGAAAAGTTAGTGGTCTTTGATGCAGCCAATAAGGTGGTGGCACAAGCGGCGGGGGCGGCGGTTTCGAATGGTACATCTGATAGTCCATTTCACTACAGTCAGATCGTGTTTGAATCGGGAATTGATGTGACTGATTACGAATCGGACCTGTTTGCCGTTGCGCCGAAAACGGGGCAACCCCTGGGGAAAGTATTGGTGGTGATGTCTCCCGTGCATGTGCATCAGGAGCAACGGCAAATCCTGGTGAATTCGGTCATGTTGGTTTTATTTGGCTTAGGTGTCAGCGTGTTTTTGGCCTTATGGGTGGGTAACAGTGTTATTCGTCCCATCATGAATCTGTCCGCTGGTGAGAAACGCTTACGCAGTGGTGATTTTTGCGTCAGAGTGGAAGAGAGTTCCGGTGGCGAGTTGGGCGCTCTGGAATCCGGTTTCAATGCTTTGGCGGTCGCCTTGCAAGAGGCAACCCAGGATTTACAGCAACAGGTGGCCAAGGCCACTGAAGCCTTAACTCATACCGTGGCGCAATTGGAGCAACGTAATGTGGAACTGGACTCCGCCAGGAACGATGCCTTGTCGGCCAGTAAAGCCAAAGCGGATTTCCTTGCTAAAATGAGTCACGAAATACGCACGCCCATGAATGCGGTGTTGGGTTTTACCCGCTTGTTGCATAGGACTCAGCAGACGCCTGATCAGTGGGAATATACCCGCACGATTCAAAGAGCGGCACTACAACTGCTAACGGTTATTGACGATGTACTGAGTTTTTCGCGGTTGGAATCCGGTGCTATAGAGCTGGAGTCCGTCCCCTTTGAACTAACAGGCGTGTTGGAAGATGTTGTCAGTATGCTCAGCGCTACCGCGCACGATAAAAAGCTGGAATTGGTGTTGTTGGTACATTCGGACGTGCCTCGATATATCTTGGGTGATCCCGCTCGCATAAGCCAAATACTCACCAATCTGGTGAATAATGCGATTAAGTTTACTGAACAAGGCAGTGTTGTGGTGCAGGCAGAGCTGGAGTCAGAAAGCACGGATGGGCAAAAGGGTAACTTTAAGATCGCGGTATTGGATACCGGCATTGGCATAGACAGCGCTAATCTGGAACAGTTGTTTAAGGAGTTTTCCCAAGCGGATTCGTCCATTTCCAGAAAATTTGGGGGAACCGGTTTAGGCTTAACTATCGCGCGACGTTTTGTTGAAATGATGAACGGAACCATGGGGGTGGACAGCGTCCTGGGTGAAGGCAGTCGGTTTTGGTTTACACTGCCGTTTGAGGCGGTACAACCGGAGCGGGAGGATAGTTACGCAGAGGCCCAGCCTCTGCAGGGTAAGAATGTGATCATCTACGACGACCATTCTTTTTCCCGTCGTACCCTGAGAAACAATTTGATCTTTTTAGGGGCCGGTGTGTTCGTGGCACGTGATCAAAGTCATCTGCAAAAAATACTGGCAATGCAAGGGTCGACATGCGATCTGACTATGATTGGGTTGAGTAATGAGGAATTACATCAAGAGGAGTTATACCAAAATCATGATGTTGCTGCTACGAACAGCTTAATTGCACAAGTCCGGGCCGGTTTTTCCGGTCCGGTGGTGGTGTTAGCGAACCGCTCCGGAGATGAGCTGTTGTCTTGTGCGGGTTATGGTGGAGAAACGTTGTGTTTGTCCAAGCCGGTACGTCGGGACCGCATGCGCAGAGTGATCTCCAAATTGCTGGGAACTAGGTCGGATCCTCAAGTCAGTTTTCAGGATGACGGCGGAACGCTATCACTGGATGGTTTAAAAGTGCTGGTGGTGGAAGATAACCCCTTTAACCGAGACCTGATTCTGACTTTGTTGCGAGGCCAGAGTATTGAACCCGTTTTGGTGGATAACGGCTTGAAAGCGGTGGATGCTGCTGAAGCCCGGCTATTTGATGTTATTTTTATGGATATCCACCTACCGGGCATTGATGGGGTGGAAGCTGTTAAACGCATCAAAGCCGGAAAAGGCATTAACGAACAAACCCCGGTGGTGGCTTTAACCGCGGATGTATTTGCGGATTCGGAACAGAAACTGGCGCAAATGGGTTTTGAGGATGTTTTGTTAAAACCCATTATAGAAGAGCAGTTGTGGAATGTGTTGCTGGGCATAAAAAAAGGGTTGAACCCCAATGGTGTTGATCAATCAGAGCAAGAAGCGCAAAGTTCTCCTGCCACTCAATCGGCGGCAGTGGCTCAGGGTATGGAAAACAAGCTTACCGCGGAGTTGCAGCGACTGGGGCAATTATTACGAGCGGCATGTGACAAGCGCGATCCATTGCAGCTAAAGGATTATGTGCATCAGCTAAAAGGTGTGGCCGGTTATTTCGGTTTGCAAAGCATGACGGTATTGGCGACTCAAATGGAGGGGGCGCAGGGGGATTGGGATCAATTCCTGGGTTTGTTGGAGGAATTTGAACGCCACCTTGATTGA